In the genome of Streptomyces sp. NBC_00259, the window GCTCTCCGCGCTGGAGGCCGAGCGACTGCCGCTGCCGAGGGTCGACAAGCTGCGGCACTACTTCAACCACCCGGGCTTCGTCGGCCCCATGGTCGACGGTGTGCTCGCCTCGCTCGCCGACCTGCCGGAGGACGTGCGGGCGGGGGCGCGGCTGGCCTTCACCACCCACTCCATCCCGGACGCGGCGGCGGACGCCTCGGGGCCGGTCGCCGAGCACGGCGGCGGCGGAGCGTATGTGAAGCAGCACCTCGACGTGGCACAGGTGATCGTCGACGCCGTACGGGAGGAGACGGGCGTCTCGTACCCGTGGCGGCTCGTCTACCAGTCGCGCAGCGGCGCACCGCACATCCCGTGGCTGGAGCCCGACATCTGCGACCACCTGGAGGAGCTGCACGGCGACGGGGTGCCCGCGGTCGTGATGGTGCCGATCGGCTTCGTCTCGGACCATATGGAGGTCCTCTACGACCTGGACACCGAGGCCACCGCCAAAGCCGCGGAGCTGGGGCTTGAGGTGCGGCGCTCGGCGACCGTCGGCGCGGACCCGCGGTTCGCGGCCGCCGTCCGTGATCTGCTGCTGGAGCGTGCGGCGACCGAGCGGGGGAAGGTGGTGGAGCGGTGTGCGCTCGGGGCACTCGGGCCCTCTCACGACCTCTGTCCGATCGGATGCTGCCCGGCACGGTCCGAGCGTCCGGCGGCGGCCGGCGCGGACAGTCCCTACGCGTAGCTCCGCAGGTACAGATCCCTACGCGCCGATCCGAACACGGGAGCCCCGGTGACCGACCCCCTGCTCGACGAACTCCTGTCCCTGGCCCTCGAAGCCGCACACAGGGCAGGTGCGCTGCTGCGTGACGGCAGGCCCGACGATCTCGCCGTCGCCTCGACCAAGTCCAGTCCGATCGACGTGGTCACCGAGATGGACATCGCCGCGGAGAAGCTGATCACCGGCTTTCTGTCCGACGCCCGGCCGGACGACGGCTTCCTCGGCGAGGAGGGCGCGTCGGCGGAGGGCACGAGCGGCGTCCGCTGGGTCATCGACCCCCTCGACGGCACGGTGAACTACCTCTACGGCCTGCCGACATGGGCCGTGTCCATCGCGGCCGAGCGGGACGGCGAGAGGGTCGTCGGCGTCGTCGAGGTGCCCATGCGGGGCGAGACGTACCGGGCCGTGCTCGGGCGCGGGGCCCACTGCGGCGACCGGCGGCTGCGGGTCCGGCCCGCGCCGCCGCTGGACCAGGCGCTGGTGTCGACGGGCTTCAACTACGTCCAGTCGGTACGCAGCCACCAGGCCGACGTCGCCCAGCGGCTCATCCCGCGCCTGCGTGACATCCGGCGCGGCGGCTCCGCCGCAGTCGACCTGTGCGATGTGGCCGCCGGCCGGCTGGACGGCTACTACGAGCGCGGCCTCCATCCCTGGGACCTCGCCGCCGGCGACCTCATCGCCCGCGAGGCCGGAGCCCTCACCGGCTCCCGCCCCGGCGAGCCCGCCTCGGGTGACCTGACCGTCGCCGCCTCACCGGGTGTCTTCGCCCCTCTCCAGCGCCTCCTCGACGACCTGGGCGCCTGGCACGACTGATGCCCGCGGGGGCCCCGGGCGGGCTCGGCCCGCGCTGTCGTCGGCGGGAGGAACGGCCCGGGCATGCGGAAGGGCCCGGCGCCGTCCCATGGCGCCGGGCCCTTCCCGGGGTGGTCAGGCGCTGACGGCGCCGACCTCCACGCCGTGCTCCGCGGCGAGGCGATGCAGGTCGTCCAGCTCTTCCTGCTCGACGTCCACCAGGAAGTCGTCGCCCGTCTCGCGGGCCCGCGTGAGGTCGGTCTCCGTGGCCTTGATGCGCTGCAGTAGTCCTGCGGTGAATGCGTCCATGGTTGCGCCCCCTCGTCAGTGGGTCGGTGGCGGGTCGATCACGCCGACCTCTGGGGGACAGAGAGCGGGGTGTGGCAAGCCACATACATGGCGTGATCGCGGGTGTGCAGTCGTCCTCCCCAGGCCCCTCCTCAGAGAAACCTCAACTCGGCCGTGAATCCCGTGAATTCCTGATGCGCCCGGGGACCGCTCTCCGTCTTACGGCCGGTTTACGCGCGTAAGGGGCAGGATGGAGGCACACAGTCAGTGCCACAGAAATCGCCACTGACCTTTTCACCTGCCCTGATCACGGAGTCGGGGCAGCCCCAGAGGAAGGACCAGCCACGTGCGCGTACTCGTCGTCGAGGACGAGCAGCTGCTCGCCGATGCGGTGGCCACCGGACTGCGCCGGGAGGCCATGGCGGTCGACGTCGTGTACGACGGCGCCGCGGCTCTCGAACGGATCGGGGTCAACGACTACGACGTGGTCGTCCTCGACCGCGATCTCCCCTTCGTCCACGGCGACGACGTCTGCCGCAAGATCGTCGAACTGGGCATGCCCACCCGCGTCCTGATGCTGACCGCGTCCGGCGACGTCAGCGACCGCGTCGAGGGCCTGGAGCTGGGCGCGGACGACTACCTCCCCAAGCCGTTCGCGTTCACCGAGCTCACCGCCCGCGTCCGGGCCCTGGGCCGGCGTACGACCGTGCCGCTGCCCCCGGTCCTGGAGCGCGCCGGCATCAAGCTCGACCCGAACCGTCGCGAGGTGTTCCGCGACGGCAAGGAGATCCAGCTGGCCCCGAAGGAGTTCGCCGTGCTGGAGGTCCTCATGCGCAGCGAGGGCGCGGTCGTCTCGGCCGAGCAGCTCCTGGAGAAGGCCTGGGACGAGAACACGGACCCGTTCACCAACGTCGTGCGGGTCACCGTCATGACCCTGCGCCGCAAGCTCGGCGAGCCCCCGGTGATCGTCACCGTCCCGGGCTCCGGCTACCGGATCTGACCCCGTGGCAACGGCACCCGCGCCCCCCACGGCGCCCCCGAAACCCACCTGGGACCCGCGCGAGCCCGTCGGGCCCCTGCTGCGCCCGACGATCCGCATAAGGCTCACCCTGCTGTACGGCGGGATGTTCCTGATCGCCGGCATCCTGCTGCTGTCGATCATCTATCTGCTGGCGGCCCAAGCGCTGCACGACGGGATCCAGCAGTCCATCCAGGTCCGCACCGCGCCCGGCGCGGACGTCGCGATCACCAGTCCCACCTGTCCGCGACTGAACGGCCTGGTCGACAACGAGGAGCGGAACGAGGCGCTGAAGCTGTGCTTCGCCGAGCAGCGCCAGCACGCTCTCGACGAGCTCCTCACGCGTTCCCTCTTCGCGCTCCTCGGCCTCAGCGTCATCGCGTTCGCCTTCGGCTACGCCATGGCGGGCCGCGTCCTCTCCCCGCTCGGCAAGATCACCCGCACCGCGCGTCGCGTGGTCGGCTCCGACCTCACGCGGCGGATCGAGCTGGACGGGCCGGACGACGAGCTGAAAGAGCTGGCGGACACGTTCGACGAGATGCTGGACCGCCTGGAGCGGGCCTTCTCCGCCCAGCAGCGGTTCGTCGCCAACGCCTCGCACGAGCTGCGCACGCCCCTGGCGATCAACCGCACGCTGCTGGAGGTGCAGCTCTCCGATCCGGACGCCCCTCCCGAACTCCAGCAACTCGGCAAGACCCTCCTCGCCACCAACGAGCGCAGCGAGCAGCTGGTGGAGGGCCTGCTGCTGCTCGCCCGCAGCGAGAACCAGATCGTCGAACGCAAACCGGTCGATCTCGCCGAGGTCGCGGGCCGCGCCGTCGACCAGACCAGGACGGAGGCCGACGCGAAGGGCGTGGAGATCCGCGGAGAGCGCGCGCTCGCCGTCGTCCAGGGCAACGGTGTGCTCCTGGAGCGGATCGCCCTGAACCTCGTGCAGAACGCCGTGCGGTACAACATCGCGGAGGGCGGCTGGGTGGACGTCACCACGGGAATCCAGCACGGCCAGGCGGTGCTGGTGGTGGCGAACACCGGCCCCGTGGTGCCGGCGTACGAGATCGACAATCTCTTCGAGCCCTTCCGGCGGCTTCGACAGGAGCGCACCGGAAGCGACAAGGGCGTGGGCCTCGGCCTGTCGATCGCGCGATCCGTCGCGCGTGCCCACGGTGGCCGTATCATCGCGGAGCCGCGCGAGGGCGGCGGCCTCGTCATGCGTGTCACCCTGCCGGTCTGAGACGTGTTTCCGAGACCGTCTCCGGAATCGCCCCCTGTTCGCTTTACGCGGAATTTTCGGGACCCGTACCCGAAGGTTCGATGTGTGATCGATCACAGGGACGATTTTCCAGCCATGTACTCTCCGTCATCAAAGATCCTTGAGAACGCCGGGAACGTCCGGGTTTCCGGGGGTCCGAATGACGGGAAGTACACGGGGTGGCGCCCGTGAAGTGCGACATTAGGACCGTGTACGGTCCTGATCGCCATCCAAGCTGATCACTCTTGAGGGGTCGGATTGGGTGTCGATTGAGTAACAGACCTTGATGTGAGGCAAAATCTCCGCCTCAGGTCGGGCACAAGTCCGGCCTCTCACGCGTTACGTGCGCTGA includes:
- a CDS encoding ferrochelatase, which translates into the protein MAEQHDPAPRDPAPYDALLLLSFGGPEGPDDVVPFLENVTRGRGIPKERLKEVGQHYFRFGGISPINDQNRALLDALRKDFAGAGLDLPVYWGNRNWAPYLTDTLREMVMDGRRRVAVLATSAYASYSGCRQYRENLADALSALEAERLPLPRVDKLRHYFNHPGFVGPMVDGVLASLADLPEDVRAGARLAFTTHSIPDAAADASGPVAEHGGGGAYVKQHLDVAQVIVDAVREETGVSYPWRLVYQSRSGAPHIPWLEPDICDHLEELHGDGVPAVVMVPIGFVSDHMEVLYDLDTEATAKAAELGLEVRRSATVGADPRFAAAVRDLLLERAATERGKVVERCALGALGPSHDLCPIGCCPARSERPAAAGADSPYA
- a CDS encoding inositol monophosphatase family protein; the protein is MTDPLLDELLSLALEAAHRAGALLRDGRPDDLAVASTKSSPIDVVTEMDIAAEKLITGFLSDARPDDGFLGEEGASAEGTSGVRWVIDPLDGTVNYLYGLPTWAVSIAAERDGERVVGVVEVPMRGETYRAVLGRGAHCGDRRLRVRPAPPLDQALVSTGFNYVQSVRSHQADVAQRLIPRLRDIRRGGSAAVDLCDVAAGRLDGYYERGLHPWDLAAGDLIAREAGALTGSRPGEPASGDLTVAASPGVFAPLQRLLDDLGAWHD
- a CDS encoding response regulator transcription factor, with translation MRVLVVEDEQLLADAVATGLRREAMAVDVVYDGAAALERIGVNDYDVVVLDRDLPFVHGDDVCRKIVELGMPTRVLMLTASGDVSDRVEGLELGADDYLPKPFAFTELTARVRALGRRTTVPLPPVLERAGIKLDPNRREVFRDGKEIQLAPKEFAVLEVLMRSEGAVVSAEQLLEKAWDENTDPFTNVVRVTVMTLRRKLGEPPVIVTVPGSGYRI
- a CDS encoding sensor histidine kinase, translated to MATAPAPPTAPPKPTWDPREPVGPLLRPTIRIRLTLLYGGMFLIAGILLLSIIYLLAAQALHDGIQQSIQVRTAPGADVAITSPTCPRLNGLVDNEERNEALKLCFAEQRQHALDELLTRSLFALLGLSVIAFAFGYAMAGRVLSPLGKITRTARRVVGSDLTRRIELDGPDDELKELADTFDEMLDRLERAFSAQQRFVANASHELRTPLAINRTLLEVQLSDPDAPPELQQLGKTLLATNERSEQLVEGLLLLARSENQIVERKPVDLAEVAGRAVDQTRTEADAKGVEIRGERALAVVQGNGVLLERIALNLVQNAVRYNIAEGGWVDVTTGIQHGQAVLVVANTGPVVPAYEIDNLFEPFRRLRQERTGSDKGVGLGLSIARSVARAHGGRIIAEPREGGGLVMRVTLPV